The following coding sequences lie in one Arthrobacter sp. PGP41 genomic window:
- a CDS encoding TetR/AcrR family transcriptional regulator — MSLAVVRKPLRADAARNVDKIITAARQCFREFGPEVPLQTIAATAGVGPATLFRNFADKEELVLAALNRQLRLTVDPVIDDALADIDATAGLLRVLEALMAAASADANLLGAVAGRRELLTGITGSLMESISVLLVRGQGQGSLRRDISMTDMFRLLAMLIGVVDTMEPGSDAWRRPLALIEDAIRTSRPARPLPAHVPVPPSPLAEPQLG, encoded by the coding sequence ATGAGCCTCGCAGTCGTCCGCAAGCCGCTCCGCGCCGACGCAGCGCGGAACGTGGACAAGATCATCACAGCGGCGCGCCAGTGCTTCCGCGAGTTTGGCCCGGAAGTACCGCTGCAGACCATCGCGGCAACGGCGGGAGTAGGCCCCGCTACCCTCTTCCGGAACTTCGCTGACAAGGAAGAGCTGGTCCTCGCCGCGCTCAACCGGCAGCTGCGCCTGACAGTGGACCCCGTGATCGACGACGCCCTGGCGGATATCGACGCGACCGCCGGACTGCTGCGGGTCCTCGAGGCCCTGATGGCTGCTGCCAGCGCCGATGCCAACCTGCTGGGCGCCGTCGCGGGCCGCCGTGAGCTCCTGACCGGCATTACGGGCTCCCTCATGGAATCAATCAGCGTGTTGCTGGTGCGCGGGCAGGGCCAGGGAAGCCTGCGGAGGGACATCTCCATGACTGACATGTTCCGGCTGCTCGCTATGCTCATTGGCGTGGTGGACACCATGGAGCCCGGGTCCGATGCCTGGCGCCGCCCGCTTGCCCTCATTGAGGACGCCATCCGCACGTCCCGGCCGGCCCGGCCGCTTCCGGCGCATGTACCAGTCCCGCCTTCTCCCCTGGCGGAGCCCCAGCTGGGCTAG
- a CDS encoding thiamine-binding protein, with the protein MLLAFSVAPSGTPSEGSRPSDASVHDAVAAAVRIVRESGLPNKTDSMFTTIEGEWDEVFDVVKRATEAVGRYGSRVSLVIKADIRPGYTGELTAKVDRLEEALADGS; encoded by the coding sequence ATGTTGCTTGCGTTTTCAGTTGCCCCCTCCGGCACGCCCAGCGAAGGTTCCCGTCCCTCCGATGCTTCAGTGCACGACGCCGTTGCGGCCGCCGTCAGGATCGTCCGGGAATCGGGGCTTCCCAACAAAACGGATTCGATGTTCACGACCATCGAAGGCGAATGGGACGAAGTTTTCGATGTAGTGAAGCGGGCCACCGAGGCGGTGGGGCGGTACGGAAGCAGGGTGTCCCTGGTCATCAAGGCCGATATCCGGCCCGGCTACACCGGTGAGCTGACGGCAAAAGTGGACCGCCTGGAAGAAGCGCTCGCTGACGGTTCCTGA
- a CDS encoding O-methyltransferase, protein MFEHKPRPEWIAAEEYLSDVVVRPDSALQQAIRSAEEAGMPAIEVAPNAGKLLKLLVQISGARRVLEIGTLAGFSTIWMGRGLPDGGTLVTCEFLPKHAEVAWANIDAAGLGEKVEIRLGPALETLAALEEEAREPFDFIFIDADKENNSRYLDWAVRLGRSGATVVLDNTVWEGAILDPGMDPVNAPGIIEALKLLGEHPRLDATVIQTVGSKGWDGFALARIR, encoded by the coding sequence ATGTTCGAGCACAAGCCCCGGCCAGAGTGGATTGCGGCTGAAGAATACCTGTCCGACGTCGTCGTCCGTCCGGATTCCGCCCTGCAGCAGGCCATTCGCTCCGCCGAAGAGGCCGGCATGCCCGCCATCGAAGTGGCTCCCAACGCCGGAAAGCTGCTCAAGCTCCTGGTCCAGATCTCCGGGGCCCGCCGCGTGCTCGAAATCGGCACCCTTGCCGGCTTCAGTACCATTTGGATGGGCCGGGGCCTTCCCGACGGCGGTACCCTGGTCACCTGCGAGTTCCTGCCCAAGCATGCAGAGGTTGCGTGGGCCAACATCGACGCCGCCGGCCTGGGGGAAAAAGTGGAGATCCGGCTGGGACCTGCGCTGGAAACACTGGCCGCACTTGAGGAAGAAGCCCGGGAACCATTCGACTTCATCTTCATCGATGCGGACAAGGAGAACAACAGCCGCTACCTGGACTGGGCCGTCCGGCTGGGCCGGTCCGGGGCCACGGTGGTGCTGGACAATACCGTGTGGGAGGGGGCCATCCTTGACCCCGGAATGGACCCGGTCAATGCGCCTGGAATCATCGAGGCGCTGAAACTCCTTGGCGAGCATCCCCGGCTCGATGCCACTGTTATCCAGACCGTGGGCTCGAAAGGCTGGGACGGATTCGCGCTGGCCCGCATCCGGTAG
- a CDS encoding Dps family protein, with amino-acid sequence MKASPTLAGNLQTVLTDLIELHLQGKQAHWNVVGTNFRDLHLQLDEIIAAARLFADQAAERMRALHALPDGRSSTVSAGSRLDEFPEGLTSTKETVKLITARLERTVQTMRDVHDEVDEEDPTSADLLHAAIERLEQLAWMVNAETMAATASVTEPAGK; translated from the coding sequence ATGAAAGCGTCACCCACCCTGGCCGGCAATCTGCAGACGGTGCTTACCGACCTCATCGAGCTGCACCTGCAGGGAAAGCAAGCCCACTGGAACGTTGTGGGCACGAATTTCCGAGACCTGCACCTGCAGCTTGACGAGATTATTGCCGCTGCCCGGCTCTTCGCCGACCAGGCCGCTGAACGCATGCGCGCCCTGCACGCCCTTCCGGATGGCCGCAGCAGCACTGTCTCAGCCGGCAGCCGGCTGGACGAATTTCCTGAAGGGCTGACCTCCACGAAGGAGACCGTCAAGCTCATCACGGCCAGGCTGGAGCGTACGGTCCAGACCATGCGGGATGTCCATGATGAAGTGGACGAGGAGGATCCCACCAGCGCGGACCTGCTCCACGCGGCCATCGAGCGGCTGGAGCAGCTTGCGTGGATGGTCAACGCCGAGACCATGGCGGCTACTGCATCCG